In Fimbriimonadaceae bacterium, the genomic window TGGAGGCGATCGCCGCCGGTGCCGCAGTGGTCGGTTTGGGATTCGAGGGATGCTTCGGGGCGGTTACGACCGCGACGCTGAGCGATGCGATGGCCTGGAACTATGGCGACCAGTCGCCGGAACCCCTGCCGGATGACGCCGCAACCGTTGAACGGGAACTGAGAAAGGCTGCCGCCGCGCTTGAGAGCGGGGCAGCAGCAGAGGTCGCAAAGCTATGCGAGCTGGAATATCGAGATGAGATCGTGGCCAGGAAGATGGTCGAAATCTACTCGGGTTGATGTTCCTTGGGCTTCTTTTTCTTGAGCTTGTAGGAAAAGATGCCGCGAAGTTTGGTTCGCTCGTCATCTTCGTACTCATAGCCCCACCCGACGATCTCGCCGGCAGGAGAGATGGAGCGGGCTTCGGCAAGGACAAACTTCTTCCCGTAAGCGCCAAAGTCTGTGAGCTCGTTGAGGTCCTCTCCCTTCTCGAACGTGTCGTCCTTCTTGCGCTTCCAGCGCACGGCTATTTCCTTGGTGAATTTGCCACCGGCCACGTCGTATGCCTTGCCCACGACGATCGCCTTTTGAGGATCGCCGACGGTGTTGACACCGTACGCGTAGGTGCTCGCCCTACCCCCGACTTTTTCCAGCGCGACGGCGGGGCCGGTGTTGTCGGTGGTCTTCGCGTTCCAAACCACGGCTTGGACGATGGCGTTGCGCTTGTCAACGGTCTCGCCGCCGACCGCGAGCTTGTGTTCGTTCACATCTTGGGCGTAGGTATCTTTCCCGCCGCCGTCTCGTAGCTTGCCGGCCGTATCTTTGAGCGGGGTGACCTGCACGAGCTTCCCTTTCCCCGTGCTCCAAATGAAGGCGTTGGAATCGACGTAGCCGATGTTCCGCTGGCCGAATCGATCCTGGTCCGAAGCCCGGCCAAAACTCATGAACTCCGATCCGACGACGTGACCCTGGTTGTTCACGGATGCGGCGATAACGTGGGTGTAGGGAACTTCCTTCTTCTGACCCATCCCGACCTGGAACCGGCTCGCCAGCATCTCTTCGAAGTTGTTCTTGCCGAGTTCGTGATAGAACCCCCGGACGACGTCGGCTTTCAGCTCCGCATTGCGCTGAAGGTAGCCGCCGACCACGAAGTTCTTGTCGTTGATCCCGTACGCGGTGCTGATCTTATTGCCGAAAACCGCGCCCAGGTCAACGCGCTCCCACTCCTTATCCTTGGGCCGCCAGACCACCGCGACGGGATTGTTGCCAGTCTTGCTCTTGTCGCCGGAGCCACAGATGTACAGGTCCTTGTTGATGCCATAGGCGTCGCTGTACTCATAGTCGGCGGGGACCTCCTTGATGCGGTCGATCTGGTCCTTGTCACCGCTCAAATCTCCGCCGTAGGCGCGCCGCTTGCCTTTGTCCTTCTTGGGATCCACTCGGAAGAAGCCCGACGCGTATCCGCCCGGGCTGATCCGCATCGCCTTGCTCTCCGCGCCCTGAATGCCGGAGACGAGAACAACCAGCGTAAACTCCTTTTCCTCAAGGGCCGGCGCTAAGGACGAAAGTCCTAGCGTCGGTACCAACGCACACAGCAATCCGAAGGTCATATTGTGCTCCTCCTCCCGTTATCCTACAACAGCTTTCGGGAAGTTCGAAACTTAAACTCGTCCTTGACGTATACTCTCGGCGAATCAGACCTGGTCGGGTTTGAAGGACTAAAGATACATGCTGAAGCGGTTTTGGAACTGGTTGCGAGCGATTTTCAATCGGGGGATGGACAAGCTCGAGGATCCGGAGATCATGCTGGATCAGGCGCGGCGCGACATGCAGCAGGCCCTGATTGCGAATCGGGAAAAGGCGGTCCAGGCGATCACCCAAAAAAACCGCCTGCAGCAAATGATGGACGAGGCTGTTCGAAAGTCGGCCCAGTTGGAGCAGCAGGCTACCGCCGCCCTTAAGACCAATAACCGGGAGCTCGCTCGCCAGTTCCTGCGCGAGAAGGCTCAGTCGGACGCTACCATGGAGACCCTCAAGGGCACCCTTGCCGCTGCCCAGGAAACCGTCGAATCGGTTAAGGTCGCCATCAAGCGCCAGGAAGAGGAAGTTCGGCGAAAGACCGCCGAAGCCCTCGCCATGAAAGCGCAGTGGAAGCAGGCCCAGATCCAGACTTCGATCAGCCGCGCGCTCGAAGGCCTGACGTTCGAAAACGAATACGAAGGGTCTTTTGCCGCCGCCCGCGACAAGATTCGCGATAAGCAGGCCGAGGCCAACGCGCGCCAGGAGATGATGGCCGGCAGCTTGCAGGGAAAGATGATGGACATGGAAGATCAAGCCATGGACATCGCCGCCGATGAAGAACTGCGCAAGCTGGAAGAGCGTCTGGGCATGGCCGGTGCACCGGCCACCACAGAGACCCCGCTCAATCAGGATGCGGTGTCGGACGTTGATTCCGAGCTCGCGGAGCTGGAGAAGCGAATCAACCAGGGCCAATCGCCAAACGGCTAGGGTGTGGCCGCGCCGGCGCGGATTAAGCCAAGCCTAGCAACGGCAGGAAGATCCGCAGGCACAGCATCGTCACCAGGAATCCGGCAACGTCGAACCAGACTCCTGCCCGGAGCATGACGTTGGCGGGCACGATCCCGCTGGAGTAAACGATCGCGTTCGGGGCTGTGCTGATCGGCAGCATGAA contains:
- a CDS encoding 35 kDa protein, which translates into the protein MLKRFWNWLRAIFNRGMDKLEDPEIMLDQARRDMQQALIANREKAVQAITQKNRLQQMMDEAVRKSAQLEQQATAALKTNNRELARQFLREKAQSDATMETLKGTLAAAQETVESVKVAIKRQEEEVRRKTAEALAMKAQWKQAQIQTSISRALEGLTFENEYEGSFAAARDKIRDKQAEANARQEMMAGSLQGKMMDMEDQAMDIAADEELRKLEERLGMAGAPATTETPLNQDAVSDVDSELAELEKRINQGQSPNG